TTTAAGGAGGAAAAGTAAAAGATGATGAATATAAAGACATTTTATTTAGGTTCGATGATGACAAATTGTTATATAACTTGGAACGATGATAAGATTGCTTATCTTTTTGATTGTGGTGGAGAAAATATAGATAAAATTATGACTTTTTTAAAAGTCAATGGACTTACATTGAAATACTTAATTCTTACCCATGGGCATGGGGATCATATTGCAGGGATAAATAGGTTGGTAGAAGAATATCCAAATGTTGAAGTATATATAGGAAAAGAAGATGCTGCATGCCTTACAGAACCAGAATTAAATTTAATGAGATATATTACAGGAGCAAATTTTGTTTTTAATGGAGAAGTTCACACTATAAAAGAAGGAGATATGGTGGGAGAATTTGAAGTTTTAGATACTCCAGGACATACTATCGGATCAAAAAGTTTTTATTGTTCTGCAGCTAAAATGCTGATTTCAGGTGATACTATGTTCAGAAGAAGTTATGGAAGATATGATTTACCTACAAGCAGTGGAGAAATGCTTTTTAACAGTCTTGCAAAATTATGTAAATTACCTGCTGACACAAAAGTTTATAGTGGACATAGTGATGTAACAACTATTGGAGAAGAAAAAGAATTTCTATCTATGCAGGGAATAATCTAAATATAAAGGAGGGTATATTCGTATGAATGAAAAAAAATATGATGTCATAATAATTGGTGGAGGACCAGCAGGTCTTACAGCAGGGATATATATAGGAAGATCAAAACTAAAAACTTTGATAATTGAAAAAGAAGGAGAAGGAAGCCTTCTTATGGCACATAAAATAGATAACTATCCAGGATTTCCAGAGGGGTTATCAGGAAAAGAGCTATATATTTTGATGAAAAAACAGGCAGAAAAATTTGGAGCTGAATTTTTAGATGCCACTCTTTTAGGCTTTGATGTATATTCAGATACTGAAAATAAAATAGTAAAAACAGATAAAGGAAATTTTAGAGCAAAGGTTGTAATAATAGCTACAGGAAGTGGAAAAAATGGAAGTAAGAAGTTAAAAGGAGAAGAGGAATTTCTAGGTAAAGGGGTATCATATTGTGCAACTTGTGATGGAGCTTTTACTAAAAATTTAAATGTATCTTTGTTAGGTCAGGGAGAAGAAGTAGCAGAAGAGGCACTTTTCCTTACAAAGTTTTCTAAAACTATAAAAATATTTGTAAATGATAAAGAGTTCAAGTGTCACAAGGATACTTTAGATGCTTTAACAGCTTCTGGAAAAGTAGAAATAATAACAGATGCTAAACTGCTTGAAATAAAAGGTGGAGAATATGTTGAGGAACTTGTTATCGAGAAGAATGGAGAAATAAAAAATTATCCTTCTGACTTTGCATTTCTTTATTTGGGAACTAAAAATAATACAGAGATGTATGGAGAATTTGCTCGATTAGATAGTCAAGGCAATATCATAACAAAAGATGGATTGAAGACTAATGTAGAAGGTATGTATGCAGCTGGAGATATAAGATCTGGGATAATAAGACAAGTAACAACTGCTGTGGCTGATGGAACTATTGCTGCTATGGAAGCCATTAAGGAAATTTTAAAAAAGAAATAAAAAAAGAGGAAATTTAAAAAAAGTCTGGTATCTTATATTAAGCCGGAGTGTAATCCTAAGCTGGATTTAAAAAAAGGAGCTGATTACATATGAGAAAGACATTCATACTAGATACTAATATACTTATTCATGATCCTTACTGTATTTATAATTTTAGAGGAAATGATGTTATTCTTCCCATCTATGTTATAGAAGAGATAGATAAGCTTAAAAGAAATCAAAATACAGCCATTCAAGCCAGACTAGCCTCAAGGGTTCTAGATGAAATCAGAAAAGAAGGAAGTCTTTTTAAAGGAGTAGAACTGAAAAATGATATATTTTTTAGAGTCGAAATTAAAAATGATATGAAGCTTCTTCCAGAAGTTTTAAAAAAAGATGTTGTAGATAATTATATTATTTCAGTAACATTGGGAATAAAAAAAGATAATCCAGATAAAAGAGTCATAATAGTAACTAAAGATATAAATATGAGAATAAAAGCTGATGCCTTAGGATTGGAAGTGGAAGATTATTCAACAGATAAGGTTGATTATACAGAGTTATATGATGGCTTTTATGAAGTAGAGGTTGATAGTAAAACATTTGGACAATATGAAAAAAATGGCAAAATGGATTTTATGGATTTAGGAAGAGAAGATATTATTCCTACTCCAAATAGTTTCTTCAAACTAAATTGTAAAGGTAATATTCTTACAGGAAGATATGAAAATGGCAAAATTAAAAAGTTTCTTCTTGGAGATAGTAGTCCTTGGGGACTTAGAGCAAGAAATGATGAGCAGAGATTTGCCATGGAACTGTTGATGGATGAAAATATAAAAGTGGTTACTCTTGTAGGAGGAGCTGGAACAGGGAAAACACTTTTAGCTATAGCAACAGGATTAGAATTGGTAGTTGAAAGAAAAAAATATAAAAAATTACTTATAGCAAGACCTATTATTCCAATGGGAAAGGATCTTGGATATCTTCCAGGAAGTGAAAAAGAGAAATTAAAACCATGGATGCAGCCTATTTTTGACAATATAGATTTTTTAAGTGAAGCAAAAGATGATAAAACTGGAGAAAAAGTTGTTGAAGGATTAGAAGCCATGGGAATATTGAAAATAGAAGCATTGACATATATAAGAGGAAGAAGTATACCAAGAGGACTTATTATAATTGATGAAGCACAAAATTTAACTCCATTGGAAATAAAAACTATAGTGACAAGAGCTGGTGAAAATACTAAAATAATATTTACAGGGGATCCTCAACAGATAGATAATCCTTATCTTGATTCCAATACAAATGGATTGACATATCTTGCTGATAGATTAAAAAATGAGGAAATTGTAGGACATATTACTTTAAAAAAAGGTGAAAGATCTAAGCTTGCTGAAATAGCTGCAAAATTATTGTAAAATTTAAAATTAAGTGGGACTGTTGTAAATTGATGATTTTTAATCATTAATTTAGGCAGTTCCTTTTTCTTTTCATTAATTTTGAGTTGTTGTAATATTCTTTCCATCTTAGTTGTCTAAGATTTGGAGGACAGCACATATTTTAAAAATAAAATAATCACTTTCTTTATTTTAAAATATATAAAAAAATGAATACTTAAAAGGCTATATTTTTATAAGACAAATTTATAATTTTGTTATATAATTGATATAGATATAAAAGCTTTAGGAGGAAAAATGACTAGTGATTGTCGAGAAATACTAAGATTTTTGAATTGTAAATATGAAATATTTGAAAATGAAAAGAACAGCAGTATAATAATGGATAGATATAAAGAATTAAAAGAGGCAGGAAAAAAAGAAGGATTTGTACCATTGATAATAGTACCAAATGATATTTTGGCAGAAACTCTTAGTTTTATATATGAGGATTATGATGTAGAAGAATCTCAAAAGGGAATAAAAGAGTTTCGTGAAAAAATTTTTGAAGAAGCTGAAAGTATAGATGCAGCTGAATTTTTGAGAGAACGTTTTGATGAATATAATGATATGCATAATGGAGATGATATAACTGGAAACTTTAAGTACAGTGAGCCATCAAATGATTTTATAACTTTTGCTGATGCAAATGGAATTCCGTTTCCAGAAGTTTTAATAGTAAAAATACCAGAAACTGAGCCTTGGAAAGTAGCAGTATGGCTGCCTATGGGAGGATTTAATGACTGCCCAACACCAGCAGAACAGGCAGCAGTATTTAAATTCTGGTATGAAAAATATGGTGCTGTTCCAGGAGCAGTGACATATGACAATTGGGAATTATATGTAGATAAACCTCTAAAAGAAAATGAGGAACTAGAAGAATTAGCAGAAGAACAATTTGCTTTTTGTTATGATATAATTATGCAGGGGTGTGGAGATATTCGTTCTCTTGCAAGCTGCTTGAGAAATTCTCATATATGGTATTTTTGGTGGGATTAAAATAAAAGTTTATACTTTAATATTTTAATTATCTGTGATATAATTTATTGTATTTAATATAAGAGAAGAAGTTTAGGAGGAGAGCTATGGAAACATTATTTACAATAATGCTTTTTATATTTGCGATAACGCTTATAATATTAGTGCTTATACAGCCTGATAGGAGCCATGGAATGTCAGCAAGCATGGGAATGGGAGCTTCAAATACTGTGTTTGGAATATCAAAAGATGGTGGGCCTTTAGCTAAAGCAACTCAAGTTGTTGCAGTACTATTTATTGTCAGTGCACTTTTATTATACTTAGTAAAATAGAAGGAAGAGGCGTATTGTTTTGTCAATACGCTTTTTTTGTCAAAAAATAAAATGGTTGTGGTGAGATGAATCTATTTGAAAGTAATTATGATAAAATAAAACCTTTAGCTTTAAGACTTAGACCTACTAGTCTGAATGATTTTATAGGTCAAGAAAAGATTTTGGGAAAAGGTGGAGTTTTAAGAAAATTAATAGAGAAACAAAGCATATCAAATTCAATTTTTTTTGGACCTCCAGGTTGTGGAAAGAGTTCACTGGGAGAGATAATTTCTAAGACTTTGGACAGTAATTTTGAAACTCTCAATGCAACTGTTGCAAGTCTTAATGATTTACGTGAAATTGTGGAAAAAGCTAAAAAAAATCTTGAATTTTATGGGAAAAAAACTATCCTATTTTTAGATGAAATACATAGATTCAATAAACTTCAGCAAGATGCACTTCTTTCATACTGTGAATCAGGAATATTGACGCTTATAGGAGCTACTACAGAAAATCCTTATTATAGTTTAAATAATGCTTTGCTATCAAGAGTGATGATATTTGAATTTAAACCACTGAGTCGAGAGAATATTAGGCATATATTGGAAAGAGGAGCTAAGTACATAGGGCTGGAAGAAAAAATATCAAAAGAAATAATAGAATGTATATTGGATATTTCACAAGGAGATAGCAGAATAGCAATAAACTATTTGGAACTTTATCAAAATAGCTGTATGGAATTGGAAGATGAAGAAGTGTTGGAGATATTTAGACAAAGGAAATCTTCATATCATAAGGCTGAAGATAAATATAATCTCATATCAGCTTTAATTAAAAGTATGAGAGGAAGTGATCCAGATGCAGCTCTTTATTGGTTAGGTAGGCTTCTGCATGGTGGAGAAGATCCAAGATATATTGCAAGAAGAATAATGATACATGCTAGTGAAGATATAGGAATGGCAAACCCTGAAGCTATGCTGATAGCTAGTAGTGCAATGGCAGCAAGCGAAAAAATAGGTATGCCAGAAGTGAAAATAATACTTGCACAAGCAGTTGTATATCTTTCTATATCTACAAAAAGTAATTCATGCTATATGGGAATAAATAAGGCAATGGAAGATATAGAGAAGGGAGATATGGAAACAGTCCCTTTGACTATATGTCACAATGCAAAAGGATATAAATATCCTCATGATTATACGGGAAATTTCATAAAGCAGAATTACACTACTAAGAAAAGAGAGTACTATATTCCTGGAGATAATAAAAATGAAAAACTTATAAAAGAAAAAATGGAAAAACTATGGGGAAAATAATATAAGAGGTGAGAATAATGAAGCTTATAAAGGCTGTTAGAGGAACTAAGGATATCTATGGAGAAGAAGCAGTAAAATATACGTATATATCTAAAATAGCTCAGGAAGTATTTGAAAATTATGGATATTCGTACATAAAGACTCCTATATTTGAAGAAACTGATCTGTTTAAAAGAGGGATTGGAGAAGGAACTGATGTTGTAGAGAAAGAAATGTACACTTTCAAAGACAGAGGAGAGAGAAGTATTACTTTAAGACCAGAAAATACTGCATCAGTAGTAAGGTCATATCTTGAGAATGGAATATATGGCAAGGAAGATGTAACAAGATATTATTATAATGGTTCAATGTTTAGATATGAAAGACCACAAGCAGGAAGACAAAGAGAGTTTAATCAGATAGGAGTAGAGGTTTTAGGAGAGAGTTCGCCTATACTAGATGCTGAAGTAATAGCAATGAGTTTTACTCTTCTGGAGAAATTAGGAATAAGTGATCTTGAAGTTCATATTAATTCAGTTGGAACAACAGCTTCTCGTACACAATACAGAGAAAAATTATTAAATTTTCTTAATCCTATTAAAGAAGAGTTATGTGAAGATTGCCAAATGAGAATGGAAAAGAATCCTTTAAGAGTTCTTGATTGTAAAATAGATAAGTGTAAAGAACTTACAAAAGATGCTCCTAGTATAATAGATTCTCTTACAGAAGAAGAAAGAGCTCACTATGAAGAAGTAAAAAAATATCTTGATATTTTTGGAATAAAATATGTTGAAGATTCTAAATTGGTAAGAGGACTTGATTATTATTCAAGTACAGTTTATGAAATAGTTACTAATAAACTAGGTGCACAAGGAACTGTACTAGGTGGAGGAAGATATGATAATCTTCTAAAACAATTAGGAGATAAGGATATACCAGCAGTTGGATTTGCTGCTGGAGTAGAAAGAATGATGATGTTAGTGGAAGATTATCCTAGTAACAGCCCTGATGTATATGTAGCCTGGTTGGGAGATAATGCCAAGGATTTTGGAATTAAAATAACTAAAATATTAAGAGATGCAGGAATAAAAACTTATGTAGATTTCAATTCCAAAGGAATGAAATCTCACATGAAAAAAGCTGATAAACTTGGAGTAAAATATTGTATAATAGCTGGAGAAGATGAAATAAATAAAAATGTAGTAATTTTAAAGAATTTTTTAAAGAGGACTCAAGAGGAACTACCATTTGAAAAAGCGATGGAAATAATAAAAGAATCAAGATAGAGGAAAAATTTTAAGGAGAGGATAGTTATGATTTATAAAACTCATAATTTAGGTGAATTGAGAAAAGAAAATATAGGACAGGAGGTCATTCTTTCTGGTTGGGTAGATACAAAAAGAGATCTTGGAGGTCTGACTTTTGTTGATATGAGAGATAGAGAAGGAAAGACACAAGTCATTTTTGATATAGATGTAGCACCTAAAGATGTAGTGGAACAGGCTCAAAAACTAAAAAATGAATCAGTTATAAGAATAGTTGGAGAAGTAAAAGAAAGACAAAGTAAAAATTCTAATATGCCTACAGGAGATATAGAGGTTTTTGCAAAAGAACTTGTAGTATTAAACAATTGTGATGTTCTTCCTTTCCAAATTTCAGGAATAGATGATAATCTTAATGAAAATATCAGATTAAAATACAGATATCTTGATATAAGAAGATCAAGAATGCTTCATAATCTTAAAATGAGACATAAAATGATTATGGCAATAAGAAATTTTATGGATAAAGAAGGATTTTTGGATATAGATACTCCTTTACTTACAAAATCTACACCAGAAGGAGCAAGGGATTTTCTAGTTCCATGTAGAATAAGTCCAGGAGATTTTTACGCACTTCCTCAATCACCACAATTGTTTAAACAATTATTGATGATTGGTGGGGTAGAGAGATATTTCCAATTAGCTAAATGTTTTAGAGATGAAGATCTTAGAGCAGACAGACAATTTGAATTTGTACAGTTAGATATAGAGATGTCTTTTGTAACAATGGACGATGTAATGAGGACTATAGAAGGGCTTGCTAAGAATGTATTTACTGCTATTACTGGAGAAGAAGTTAATTATACTTTCCAAAAAATGCCTTATGCAGAAGCAATGTCTAGGTTCGGTTCTGATAAGCCAGATATCAGATTTGGAGTAGAGCTTAAAGATTTAACTGAAATAGTAAGAAACTCTGGATTTAAAGCTTTTCAAGAAACAGTGGCAAATGGTGGAATAGTAAAAGCTGTAGTGGCACCTCAAGGAGCAGAAAAATTCTCTAGAAAAATAATTGGAGAGTATGAAGAACATGCTAAGAGATATTTTGGCGCTAAAGGAATGGCATATATCAAAATAACTGAAGAAGGAATAAATTCTCCAATAGCTAAGTTCCTTTCAGAAGATGAAATGAAATCTATAGTTGAAACAACAGGGGCTGTAAAAGGAGATATTATTCTTATTATAGCTGACAAAGCAAAAGTAGTATATGGAGCTTTAGGAGCTATTAGAACTAGAATAGGAAGAGAATTTAATCTTATCAATCCTGATGAATTTAAGTTCTTGTGGGTAGTAGACTTCCCTATGTTCCAATATGATGAAGAGGAACAAAGATATAAAGCTGAACATCACCCATTTACTTCAATAAAAGATGAAGATTTGAATGCGTTTTTAGATGGACAAACTGAAAATATAAGAACTAATACTTATGATATGGTACTTAATGGGTTTGAAATTGGTGGAGGTTCTATCAGAATATTTAATCCTGAAATTCAGGCTAAGGTATTTGACAGATTGGGACTTACACCAGAAGAAGCTAAAACTAAATTTGGATTTTTCCTAGATGCATTTAAATATGGAGCGCCACCTCATGGAGGACTTGCGTTTGGATTAGATAGATGGTTAATGGTAATGCTTAAAGAAAATTCTATAAGAGATGTTATTCCATTCCCTAAGACAAATAAAGGACAATGTCTAATGACAGAAGCTCCTGGTGAAGTTGATGAAGGACAATTAGAAGAATTATATTTAAAGAGTACTTATGTTGAAGAAAAAAAACAATAATCATAGAAGAAACGAATTATTGAATAAAAAAGAACTTTAAAATGTTGAAAAAAAAATAAAATAATGATATAATTCCATTATAAGAATAAATGTTTCTGACCTACTCGCTATTTTCACGAGGTTTTGGGCCTAATGTCGTCATGGGGTTGGCGCTGTGTGTAGTAAATCAGCAAAGTCACGATCATCTTAAAGCTTAAGTTGTTTTACGGACTCTGTATGCTACAGATAACTGACTACCACTTTTGGTTTTGGCGACTAAAACTGTACTGGAGGCGGTAGGTTGGAGTTATTCTTTTGGGACTTTGTGTCCCTTTTTTATTTGATAAATATTTTAAAGATAAATGAATAAAATGCGAGGTGGAATAGTGCTTATCATAGATAGAGAGATAGCGAAAATTTTTGAAAATACAATAAAAAAGTTATATAATGAAAAAGAAACAAAAAAAGTAGAAGTATCTGTTGCTACAAATGAAAAATTTGGAGATTTTCAAACAAATTTTGCAATGATGAATTCTAAAATAATAGGAAAAAATCCAAGAACTATAGCTCAGGAAATTCTTGATAATCTTGAAGAAAATGATGTAATTGATAAATTAGAAATAGCAGGACCTGGATTTATCAATATATTTTTAAAAAGTAAATATTTAGGAGAAGTTTTAAAAAAATCAAGAACAGAAGAATATGATTTCTCTTTTTTAAATAGAGAGGGAGATGTAATAATAGATTTTTCTTCTCCGAATATAGCTAAAAGAATGCATATAGGGCATTTAAGATCTACAATAATAGGAGATTCTATTACAAGAATTTATAAATATTTAGGATACCACATGATAGCTGATAATCATATAGGAGATTGGGGAACACAGTTTGGGAAACTTATCATTGGATATAGAAGATGGCTGGATAAAGAAGCATATAAAGAAAATCCTATTGAAGAATTAGAAAGGGTTTATGTAGAGTTTTCTAAGCTGTCTGAAAGTAATCCAGAGCTTGAAGAAGAAGCAAGACTGGAACTTAAAAAACTTCAAGATGGAGATCCAGAAAATTTTGCTTTATGGAAAGAGTTCATTAAAGTATCATTAGATGAATATGATAAGCTTTATAAAAGATTAGATGTTCATTTTGATACATATTATGGAGAATCATTTTATCACCCTATGATGCAG
Above is a window of Fusobacterium varium DNA encoding:
- the secG_1 gene encoding Preprotein translocase band 1 subunit, coding for METLFTIMLFIFAITLIILVLIQPDRSHGMSASMGMGASNTVFGISKDGGPLAKATQVVAVLFIVSALLLYLVK
- the trxB_2 gene encoding Thioredoxin reductase: MNEKKYDVIIIGGGPAGLTAGIYIGRSKLKTLIIEKEGEGSLLMAHKIDNYPGFPEGLSGKELYILMKKQAEKFGAEFLDATLLGFDVYSDTENKIVKTDKGNFRAKVVIIATGSGKNGSKKLKGEEEFLGKGVSYCATCDGAFTKNLNVSLLGQGEEVAEEALFLTKFSKTIKIFVNDKEFKCHKDTLDALTASGKVEIITDAKLLEIKGGEYVEELVIEKNGEIKNYPSDFAFLYLGTKNNTEMYGEFARLDSQGNIITKDGLKTNVEGMYAAGDIRSGIIRQVTTAVADGTIAAMEAIKEILKKK
- the hisS gene encoding Histidine--tRNA ligase → MKLIKAVRGTKDIYGEEAVKYTYISKIAQEVFENYGYSYIKTPIFEETDLFKRGIGEGTDVVEKEMYTFKDRGERSITLRPENTASVVRSYLENGIYGKEDVTRYYYNGSMFRYERPQAGRQREFNQIGVEVLGESSPILDAEVIAMSFTLLEKLGISDLEVHINSVGTTASRTQYREKLLNFLNPIKEELCEDCQMRMEKNPLRVLDCKIDKCKELTKDAPSIIDSLTEEERAHYEEVKKYLDIFGIKYVEDSKLVRGLDYYSSTVYEIVTNKLGAQGTVLGGGRYDNLLKQLGDKDIPAVGFAAGVERMMMLVEDYPSNSPDVYVAWLGDNAKDFGIKITKILRDAGIKTYVDFNSKGMKSHMKKADKLGVKYCIIAGEDEINKNVVILKNFLKRTQEELPFEKAMEIIKESR
- the phoH gene encoding Phosphate starvation-inducible protein psiH, which produces MRKTFILDTNILIHDPYCIYNFRGNDVILPIYVIEEIDKLKRNQNTAIQARLASRVLDEIRKEGSLFKGVELKNDIFFRVEIKNDMKLLPEVLKKDVVDNYIISVTLGIKKDNPDKRVIIVTKDINMRIKADALGLEVEDYSTDKVDYTELYDGFYEVEVDSKTFGQYEKNGKMDFMDLGREDIIPTPNSFFKLNCKGNILTGRYENGKIKKFLLGDSSPWGLRARNDEQRFAMELLMDENIKVVTLVGGAGTGKTLLAIATGLELVVERKKYKKLLIARPIIPMGKDLGYLPGSEKEKLKPWMQPIFDNIDFLSEAKDDKTGEKVVEGLEAMGILKIEALTYIRGRSIPRGLIIIDEAQNLTPLEIKTIVTRAGENTKIIFTGDPQQIDNPYLDSNTNGLTYLADRLKNEEIVGHITLKKGERSKLAEIAAKLL
- the rarA gene encoding Replication-associated recombination protein A, coding for MNLFESNYDKIKPLALRLRPTSLNDFIGQEKILGKGGVLRKLIEKQSISNSIFFGPPGCGKSSLGEIISKTLDSNFETLNATVASLNDLREIVEKAKKNLEFYGKKTILFLDEIHRFNKLQQDALLSYCESGILTLIGATTENPYYSLNNALLSRVMIFEFKPLSRENIRHILERGAKYIGLEEKISKEIIECILDISQGDSRIAINYLELYQNSCMELEDEEVLEIFRQRKSSYHKAEDKYNLISALIKSMRGSDPDAALYWLGRLLHGGEDPRYIARRIMIHASEDIGMANPEAMLIASSAMAASEKIGMPEVKIILAQAVVYLSISTKSNSCYMGINKAMEDIEKGDMETVPLTICHNAKGYKYPHDYTGNFIKQNYTTKKREYYIPGDNKNEKLIKEKMEKLWGK
- the aspS gene encoding Aspartate--tRNA ligase; its protein translation is MIYKTHNLGELRKENIGQEVILSGWVDTKRDLGGLTFVDMRDREGKTQVIFDIDVAPKDVVEQAQKLKNESVIRIVGEVKERQSKNSNMPTGDIEVFAKELVVLNNCDVLPFQISGIDDNLNENIRLKYRYLDIRRSRMLHNLKMRHKMIMAIRNFMDKEGFLDIDTPLLTKSTPEGARDFLVPCRISPGDFYALPQSPQLFKQLLMIGGVERYFQLAKCFRDEDLRADRQFEFVQLDIEMSFVTMDDVMRTIEGLAKNVFTAITGEEVNYTFQKMPYAEAMSRFGSDKPDIRFGVELKDLTEIVRNSGFKAFQETVANGGIVKAVVAPQGAEKFSRKIIGEYEEHAKRYFGAKGMAYIKITEEGINSPIAKFLSEDEMKSIVETTGAVKGDIILIIADKAKVVYGALGAIRTRIGREFNLINPDEFKFLWVVDFPMFQYDEEEQRYKAEHHPFTSIKDEDLNAFLDGQTENIRTNTYDMVLNGFEIGGGSIRIFNPEIQAKVFDRLGLTPEEAKTKFGFFLDAFKYGAPPHGGLAFGLDRWLMVMLKENSIRDVIPFPKTNKGQCLMTEAPGEVDEGQLEELYLKSTYVEEKKQ
- a CDS encoding hydroxyacylglutathione hydrolase: MMNIKTFYLGSMMTNCYITWNDDKIAYLFDCGGENIDKIMTFLKVNGLTLKYLILTHGHGDHIAGINRLVEEYPNVEVYIGKEDAACLTEPELNLMRYITGANFVFNGEVHTIKEGDMVGEFEVLDTPGHTIGSKSFYCSAAKMLISGDTMFRRSYGRYDLPTSSGEMLFNSLAKLCKLPADTKVYSGHSDVTTIGEEKEFLSMQGII